One window from the genome of Streptomyces cadmiisoli encodes:
- a CDS encoding iron-containing alcohol dehydrogenase family protein gives MPVLTRLIPSPVVVDIRPGALDDLAGVLADERISHSGKLAVAVSGGSGARLRDRVAPQLPGATWYEVGGGTLDDAVRLAADIRAGHFDALVGLGGGKIIDCAKFAAARVGLPLVAVPTNLAHDGLCSPVATLDNDAGRGSYGVPNPIAVVIDLDVIREAPVRFVRAGIGDAVSNISAIADWELAHRVKGEKIDGLAAAMARQAGEAVLRHPGGIGDNDFLQVLAEALVLSGIAMSVSGDSRPSSGACHEINHAFDLLFPRRAAAHGEQCGLGAAFAMYLRGAQEESVYMAGVLRRHGLPVLPEEIGFTPDEFVRVVEYAPRTRPGRYTILEHLDLQTHQIKDIYADYVKAIGS, from the coding sequence GTGCCAGTACTGACCCGGCTCATACCGTCGCCGGTCGTCGTGGACATCCGTCCGGGTGCCCTCGACGATCTGGCCGGTGTGCTCGCCGACGAGCGCATCTCGCACTCGGGCAAGCTCGCGGTCGCCGTCAGCGGCGGCTCCGGCGCCCGGCTGCGCGACCGCGTCGCCCCGCAATTGCCCGGCGCCACCTGGTACGAGGTGGGCGGCGGCACCCTCGACGACGCCGTCCGGCTGGCCGCCGACATCAGGGCGGGCCACTTCGACGCGCTCGTCGGCCTCGGCGGCGGCAAGATCATCGACTGCGCCAAGTTCGCCGCGGCCCGTGTCGGGCTGCCGCTGGTCGCCGTCCCCACGAACCTCGCGCACGACGGCCTGTGCTCCCCGGTGGCCACCCTCGACAACGACGCGGGACGCGGCTCGTACGGCGTGCCCAACCCGATCGCCGTCGTGATCGACCTGGACGTCATCCGCGAGGCACCGGTCCGCTTCGTCCGGGCCGGCATCGGCGACGCCGTCTCCAACATCTCCGCCATCGCCGACTGGGAGCTCGCCCACCGCGTCAAGGGCGAGAAGATCGACGGACTCGCCGCGGCCATGGCCCGTCAGGCGGGCGAGGCGGTGCTCCGGCACCCGGGCGGCATCGGCGACAACGACTTCCTGCAGGTACTGGCCGAGGCGCTGGTCCTCAGCGGCATCGCCATGTCGGTGTCGGGCGACTCCCGCCCCTCCTCCGGTGCCTGCCACGAGATCAACCACGCCTTCGACCTGCTCTTCCCCCGGCGGGCCGCCGCCCACGGCGAGCAGTGCGGGCTCGGCGCGGCCTTCGCGATGTATCTGCGCGGGGCGCAGGAGGAATCCGTGTACATGGCGGGGGTGCTGCGCCGGCACGGGCTGCCGGTGCTCCCGGAGGAGATCGGCTTCACGCCCGACGAGTTCGTCCGGGTCGTGGAGTACGCGCCGCGGACCCGGCCCGGCCGCTACACGATCCTCGAGCACCTCGACCTGCAAACCCACCAGATCAAGGACATCTACGCGGACTATGTCAAGGCCATCGGTAGCTGA
- a CDS encoding glycosyltransferase family 2 protein, whose product MKVGAVIITMGNRPEELRALVDSVAKQDGDPISVVVVGNGSPVPEVPDGVRTVELPENLGIPGGRNVGIEAFGPSGREVDVLLFLDDDGLLARTDTAELCREAFAADARLGIVSFRIADPDTGVTQRRHVPRLRASDPMRSSRVTTFLGGANAVRTQVLAEVGGLPDAFFYAHEETDLAWRALDAGWMIDYRSDMVLYHPTTAPSRHAVYHRMVARNRVWLARRNLPAALVPVYLGIWLLLTLLRRPSRPALRAWFGGFREGWRTPCGPRRPMKWRTVWRLTRLGRPPVI is encoded by the coding sequence CTGAAGGTCGGGGCGGTCATCATCACGATGGGCAACCGCCCCGAGGAACTGCGCGCCCTGGTCGACTCGGTCGCCAAGCAGGACGGCGACCCGATATCCGTGGTCGTGGTCGGCAACGGATCACCCGTGCCCGAGGTCCCCGACGGCGTCCGTACGGTCGAGCTGCCGGAGAACCTCGGCATCCCGGGCGGCCGCAACGTCGGTATCGAGGCCTTCGGTCCGAGCGGCCGCGAGGTCGACGTCCTGCTCTTCCTGGACGACGACGGCCTGCTCGCCCGCACCGACACCGCGGAGCTGTGCCGCGAGGCCTTCGCGGCCGACGCGCGGCTCGGCATCGTCAGCTTCCGCATCGCCGATCCGGACACCGGTGTCACCCAGCGCCGCCACGTGCCCCGGCTGCGCGCCTCCGACCCGATGCGGTCCTCCAGGGTCACCACGTTCCTCGGCGGCGCCAACGCCGTGCGCACCCAGGTCCTCGCCGAGGTCGGCGGCCTGCCGGACGCGTTCTTCTACGCGCACGAGGAAACCGATCTGGCGTGGCGGGCCCTCGACGCGGGCTGGATGATCGACTACCGGTCCGACATGGTGCTGTACCACCCGACGACCGCGCCCTCACGGCACGCGGTCTACCACCGCATGGTCGCCCGCAACCGCGTCTGGCTGGCCCGCCGCAACCTGCCCGCCGCCCTGGTGCCGGTCTACCTGGGCATCTGGCTGCTGCTCACCTTGCTGCGCCGCCCTTCGCGGCCCGCCCTGCGGGCCTGGTTCGGCGGCTTCCGGGAGGGCTGGCGCACTCCTTGCGGCCCCCGCAGGCCCATGAAGTGGCGTACGGTGTGGCGGCTGACCCGGCTGGGCCGACCACCGGTGATCTGA
- a CDS encoding ABC transporter permease — MSETTHDGGVAVTAPPSPDEGLSPARLAEKYGLSVSGARPSLVEYVRQLWDRRHFILAFSRAKLTAQYSQAKLGQLWQVVTPLLNAAVYFFVFGVILEADRGMPREVYIPFLVTGVFVFTFTQSSVMAGVRAISGNLGLVRALHFPRASLPISFALQQLQQLLFSMIVLFTVTCAFGSFPDLSWLLIVPVLALQFCFNTGLALVMARAGAKTPDLAQLMPFVMRTWMYASGVMYSIPIMLADKPQWIATVLQWNPAAVYMDLMRFALIDGYGSENLPDHIWAVAGGWAVLFALGGFVYFWKAEERYGRG; from the coding sequence GTGAGTGAGACAACGCACGACGGCGGAGTCGCGGTGACCGCGCCTCCGTCACCCGACGAAGGACTGTCCCCGGCACGGCTCGCCGAGAAGTACGGCCTGTCCGTCAGCGGCGCCCGGCCCTCCCTCGTCGAGTACGTCCGCCAGCTCTGGGACCGGCGGCACTTCATCCTCGCCTTCTCGCGCGCCAAACTGACCGCCCAGTACAGCCAGGCCAAGCTCGGCCAGCTGTGGCAGGTGGTCACGCCGCTGCTCAACGCCGCCGTGTACTTCTTCGTCTTCGGCGTGATCCTCGAAGCGGACCGCGGCATGCCGCGCGAGGTGTACATCCCGTTCCTGGTCACGGGCGTGTTCGTGTTCACCTTCACGCAGAGCTCCGTCATGGCGGGCGTGCGCGCGATCTCCGGCAACCTGGGCCTGGTGCGCGCCCTGCACTTCCCGCGCGCCTCGCTGCCGATCTCCTTCGCGCTCCAGCAGCTCCAGCAGCTGCTGTTCTCCATGATCGTGCTGTTCACGGTGACGTGTGCGTTCGGCAGCTTCCCGGACCTGTCCTGGCTGCTGATCGTCCCGGTGCTGGCGCTCCAGTTCTGCTTCAACACCGGGCTCGCCCTGGTCATGGCCCGGGCCGGCGCCAAGACCCCGGACCTGGCGCAGCTGATGCCGTTCGTGATGCGTACCTGGATGTACGCGTCCGGGGTGATGTACTCCATCCCGATCATGCTCGCCGACAAGCCGCAGTGGATCGCCACCGTGCTGCAGTGGAACCCGGCGGCCGTCTACATGGACCTGATGCGCTTCGCGCTCATCGACGGCTACGGCTCCGAGAACCTGCCCGACCACATCTGGGCGGTCGCCGGCGGCTGGGCCGTGCTCTTCGCGCTCGGCGGCTTCGTGTACTTCTGGAAGGCGGAGGAGAGGTACGGCCGTGGCTGA
- a CDS encoding DUF5941 domain-containing protein codes for MSTAILAGQPVPGSSIEDDLRSLGFEVHTAADSAAAENLLAQVPAGERVAVVDPRFVGHLHALRLGLTDPRFPLAAIPGAVTAQAAGRPALTRALARENAVGGGTTLVDSLADRVAAALDTDVHRPELGSLVAAVPADPQARNEARQAVAAVDDEAVRLKSAVKARDGFFTTYCVSPYSRYLARWCARRGLTPNQVTTASLVTALIAAGCAATGTRAGFVAAGLLLIASFVLDCTDGQLARYSLQYSTLGAWLDATFDRAKEYAYYAGLALGAARGGDDVWALALGAMVLQTCRHVVDFAFNEGNAGDAANTSPTAALSDRLDSVGWTVWVRRMIVLPIGERWALIAVLTAVTTPRITFVVLLIGCAFAATYTTAGRVLRSLTRRARRTDRAARALADLADSGPLALAAARFVRDRVRIPAPPAAAAGGLLVVIPAALWGASWQTALGALGYAGLSAVAVARPLKGALDWLVPPFFRAAEYGTVLLLAAESDVNGTLPAAFGLVAAVAYHHYDTVYRIRGDAGAPPHWLTRAIGGHEGRTLLVALLAVLLTAAQFKVALTVLAVAVALVVLVESIRFWVSAHRGGAPAVHDEGEPA; via the coding sequence TTGTCGACCGCCATCCTCGCCGGTCAGCCGGTCCCCGGATCGTCGATCGAGGACGATCTGCGGTCCCTCGGCTTCGAGGTGCACACCGCCGCCGATTCCGCCGCCGCCGAGAACCTGCTCGCCCAGGTGCCGGCCGGTGAGCGGGTCGCCGTCGTCGACCCGCGTTTCGTCGGGCACCTGCACGCGCTGCGGCTCGGTCTCACCGACCCCCGCTTCCCGCTCGCCGCGATACCCGGCGCCGTGACCGCGCAGGCGGCCGGCCGGCCCGCCCTGACCCGGGCGCTGGCGCGGGAGAACGCAGTCGGCGGCGGGACGACCCTCGTCGACAGCCTCGCCGACCGGGTGGCCGCCGCCCTCGACACCGATGTGCACCGTCCCGAGCTGGGCAGCCTGGTCGCCGCGGTCCCCGCCGACCCGCAGGCCCGCAACGAGGCACGGCAGGCCGTCGCCGCCGTCGACGACGAGGCCGTGCGCCTGAAGTCGGCCGTGAAGGCCCGTGACGGCTTCTTCACCACCTACTGCGTCAGCCCCTACTCCCGCTATCTCGCCCGCTGGTGCGCCCGCCGCGGCCTCACCCCGAACCAGGTCACCACCGCGTCCCTGGTCACCGCGCTGATCGCCGCGGGCTGCGCGGCCACCGGCACCCGCGCCGGGTTCGTCGCGGCCGGACTGCTGCTGATCGCCTCCTTCGTGCTGGACTGCACCGACGGCCAGCTCGCCCGCTACTCCCTGCAGTACTCCACCCTCGGCGCCTGGCTGGACGCCACCTTCGACCGGGCCAAGGAATACGCCTACTACGCGGGCCTCGCGCTCGGCGCCGCCCGCGGCGGGGACGACGTATGGGCCCTCGCTCTCGGCGCGATGGTCCTGCAGACCTGCCGGCACGTCGTGGACTTCGCCTTCAACGAGGGCAACGCCGGGGACGCCGCCAACACCAGTCCCACCGCCGCCCTCTCCGACCGGCTCGACAGCGTCGGCTGGACGGTGTGGGTGCGACGGATGATCGTTCTGCCGATCGGGGAGCGCTGGGCGCTGATCGCCGTCCTGACCGCGGTCACCACTCCGCGCATCACCTTCGTCGTCCTGCTGATCGGCTGCGCCTTCGCCGCGACGTACACCACCGCGGGCCGTGTCCTGCGGTCGCTGACCCGCAGGGCCCGGCGCACGGACCGGGCTGCGCGGGCGCTCGCGGACCTCGCGGACAGCGGCCCTCTCGCGCTGGCGGCGGCCCGGTTCGTGCGCGACCGGGTGCGGATCCCCGCCCCGCCGGCCGCCGCGGCCGGCGGACTGCTCGTAGTGATCCCCGCCGCACTTTGGGGCGCCTCATGGCAGACCGCGCTCGGCGCGCTCGGCTACGCCGGACTGTCCGCCGTGGCCGTCGCCCGTCCGCTCAAGGGCGCCCTGGACTGGCTGGTCCCGCCGTTCTTCCGCGCCGCCGAGTACGGCACCGTCCTCCTCCTCGCGGCTGAATCGGACGTGAACGGAACGCTTCCCGCGGCTTTCGGGCTGGTGGCCGCCGTCGCCTACCATCACTACGACACGGTCTACCGCATCCGCGGCGACGCGGGGGCGCCCCCGCACTGGCTCACGCGGGCGATCGGGGGGCACGAGGGACGCACGTTGCTGGTCGCCCTGCTGGCCGTACTGCTGACCGCCGCGCAGTTCAAGGTCGCGCTCACGGTTCTCGCCGTGGCCGTCGCCCTGGTGGTGCTCGTCGAGAGCATCCGCTTCTGGGTGTCCGCCCACCGGGGCGGCGCGCCCGCCGTACACGACGAAGGAGAACCCGCATGA
- the hpnC gene encoding squalene synthase HpnC: MTGTDTARSRNAERATLDKATAENFPVAPFFLPRAWRDDLMAVYGFARLVDDIGDGDLAPGGADARLLGVSAEDAGDRLVLLDAFEADLRRVFDGTPRHPLLRRLQPTVRRCSLTPEPFLGLIAANRQDQLVKRYETWDDLLAYCELSANPVGRLVLAVTGTATPERIRRSDAVCTALQIVEHLQDVAEDLGRDRVYLPAEDMKRFHVQEADLAAPTAGASVRALVAYEAQRARVLLNEGDPLVGSVHGRLRLLLAGFVAGGRAAVRAIAAAEYDVLPGPPKPGKLRLLREVGVTLRGEG; this comes from the coding sequence GTGACGGGAACCGACACGGCACGCTCGCGGAACGCGGAGCGCGCGACGCTCGACAAGGCCACGGCCGAGAACTTCCCCGTGGCCCCTTTCTTCCTGCCCAGAGCCTGGCGCGACGACCTGATGGCGGTGTACGGCTTCGCCCGCCTCGTGGACGACATCGGTGACGGCGACCTCGCCCCCGGCGGCGCCGACGCGCGCCTGCTCGGCGTGTCCGCCGAGGACGCCGGGGACCGGCTGGTGCTCCTGGACGCCTTCGAGGCGGATCTGCGCCGGGTCTTCGACGGCACCCCGCGCCACCCCCTGCTGCGCCGTCTGCAGCCGACCGTCCGCCGCTGCTCCCTGACGCCCGAGCCCTTCCTCGGTCTGATCGCCGCCAACCGTCAGGACCAGCTCGTCAAGCGGTACGAGACCTGGGACGACCTGCTCGCCTACTGCGAGCTGTCCGCCAACCCCGTGGGCCGGCTCGTGCTCGCGGTCACCGGCACCGCGACGCCCGAGCGGATCCGCCGCTCCGACGCGGTCTGCACGGCCCTGCAGATCGTCGAGCACCTCCAGGACGTGGCCGAGGACCTGGGCCGCGACCGCGTCTACCTGCCCGCCGAGGACATGAAGCGCTTCCACGTCCAGGAGGCGGACCTCGCCGCGCCCACCGCGGGCGCGTCGGTGCGCGCCCTGGTCGCGTACGAGGCCCAACGCGCCCGCGTCCTGCTGAATGAGGGCGACCCCCTCGTGGGTAGCGTGCACGGCAGACTGAGGCTGCTGCTCGCGGGGTTCGTGGCAGGGGGAAGGGCGGCGGTCCGAGCGATCGCCGCCGCCGAATACGACGTACTTCCCGGCCCGCCCAAGCCCGGCAAGCTCCGGCTGCTGCGCGAGGTGGGCGTGACTCTGCGAGGAGAGGGGTGA
- a CDS encoding sugar phosphate nucleotidyltransferase has protein sequence MIGLVLAAGAGRRLRPYTDTLPKALVPVGPAGSEDGPTVLDLTLGNFAEVGLTEAAIIVGYRKEAVYARKEELERTYGLRLTLIDNDKAEEWNNAYSLWCGRDALKDGVILANGDTVHPVSVERTLLAARGDGRRIILALDDVKSLADEEMKVVVDPARGVRRITKLMDPAEATGEYIGVTLIEGDAAPELADALRTVWETDPQQFYEHGYQELVNRGFRIDVAPIGDVPWVEIDNHDDLARGREIACQY, from the coding sequence ATGATCGGCCTCGTGCTGGCGGCCGGCGCCGGCCGGCGTCTGCGCCCCTACACCGACACCCTGCCCAAGGCACTGGTGCCGGTGGGGCCCGCGGGCAGCGAGGACGGCCCCACGGTTCTCGACCTGACGCTCGGCAACTTCGCCGAGGTCGGACTGACGGAGGCCGCGATCATCGTCGGCTACCGCAAGGAGGCCGTGTACGCGCGCAAGGAGGAGCTGGAGCGCACGTACGGTCTGCGGCTCACCCTGATCGACAACGACAAGGCCGAGGAGTGGAACAACGCCTACTCCCTGTGGTGCGGCCGTGACGCCCTCAAGGACGGCGTGATCCTCGCCAACGGCGACACCGTGCACCCGGTCTCCGTGGAGCGGACACTGCTCGCCGCCCGTGGCGACGGCAGGCGGATCATCCTCGCCCTCGACGACGTGAAGTCGCTGGCCGACGAGGAGATGAAGGTCGTCGTCGACCCCGCCCGGGGCGTCCGGCGGATCACCAAGCTGATGGACCCGGCCGAGGCCACCGGCGAGTACATCGGCGTCACCCTCATCGAGGGCGACGCCGCCCCCGAGCTGGCCGACGCCCTGCGGACCGTGTGGGAGACCGACCCCCAGCAGTTCTACGAGCACGGCTACCAGGAGCTCGTGAACCGCGGCTTCCGGATCGATGTGGCACCCATCGGCGACGTGCCGTGGGTCGAGATCGACAACCACGACGATCTCGCCCGGGGACGGGAGATCGCGTGCCAGTACTGA
- a CDS encoding ABC transporter ATP-binding protein gives MAESAPEQSIPTVIADELHIVYRVNGAKAGKGSATAALSRMLKRGSDDAARGVRKVHAVRGVSFIAHRGEAIGLIGSNGSGKSTLLRAIAGLLPAESGKVYTNGQPSLLGVNAALMNDLTGERNVILGGLAMGMSREQIKERYQEIVDFSGINEKGDFITLPMRTYSSGMAARLRFSIAAAKDHDVLMIDEALATGDRKFQKRSEERIRELRKHAGTVFLVSHNNKSIRDTCDRVLWLERGELRMDGPTDEVLKEYEKFTGK, from the coding sequence GTGGCTGAGTCCGCTCCCGAGCAGAGCATCCCCACCGTCATCGCGGACGAGCTGCACATCGTCTACCGCGTCAACGGCGCCAAGGCCGGCAAGGGCAGCGCCACCGCCGCCCTGAGCCGCATGCTCAAGCGGGGGTCCGACGACGCGGCGCGCGGGGTGCGCAAGGTGCACGCCGTACGAGGTGTGTCCTTCATCGCCCACCGGGGCGAGGCGATCGGTCTGATCGGCTCCAACGGCTCCGGCAAGTCGACGCTGCTGCGCGCCATCGCCGGTCTGCTGCCGGCCGAGAGCGGCAAGGTCTACACCAACGGCCAGCCGTCCCTGCTCGGTGTGAACGCGGCCCTGATGAACGACCTGACCGGTGAGCGGAACGTCATATTGGGCGGCCTCGCCATGGGCATGTCGCGCGAGCAGATCAAGGAGCGCTACCAGGAGATCGTCGACTTCTCGGGCATCAACGAGAAGGGCGACTTCATCACGCTCCCGATGCGGACCTACTCCTCCGGTATGGCGGCCCGCCTGCGCTTTTCCATCGCGGCGGCGAAGGACCACGACGTCCTGATGATCGACGAGGCGCTGGCCACCGGCGACCGCAAGTTCCAGAAGCGCTCCGAGGAGCGGATCCGGGAGCTGCGCAAGCACGCCGGCACGGTGTTTCTGGTCAGCCACAACAACAAGTCGATCCGCGACACCTGCGACCGCGTGCTGTGGCTGGAGCGCGGTGAGCTGCGCATGGACGGCCCGACCGACGAGGTCCTGAAGGAGTACGAGAAGTTCACCGGCAAGTAA
- a CDS encoding DUF6380 family protein has protein sequence MDNLGQGDAAGEMRHATLRLRVASQTSTACRGRFPRHGRFVGEGAR, from the coding sequence ATGGACAACCTGGGCCAAGGTGATGCCGCCGGCGAAATGCGGCACGCAACCCTCCGCCTGCGCGTGGCGTCCCAGACTTCAACGGCCTGCCGTGGCCGGTTCCCGCGCCACGGCCGGTTCGTGGGGGAGGGTGCACGATGA
- a CDS encoding CDP-alcohol phosphatidyltransferase family protein produces MSRPSVAELRPVVHPAGVKDRRSGEHWAGRLYMREVSLRVDRYLVNTRITPNQLTYLMTLFGVLAAPALLVPGIAGAVLGVLMVQLYLLLDCVDGEIARWKKQFSLGGVYLDRVGAYLCDAAVLVGFGLRAADLWGSGRIDWLWAFLGTLAALGAILIKAETDLVGVARHQGGLPPVKEAASEPRSSGMALARRAAGALKFHRLVLGIEASLLILLLAVLDAVRGDLFFTRLGVAVLAGIALLQTLLHLVSVLASSRLR; encoded by the coding sequence ATGTCAAGGCCATCGGTAGCTGAACTCCGGCCGGTCGTCCACCCCGCGGGGGTCAAGGACCGGCGCAGCGGTGAGCACTGGGCGGGACGCCTCTACATGCGCGAGGTGTCGCTGCGGGTCGACCGCTACCTGGTGAACACCAGGATCACGCCCAACCAGCTCACGTACCTGATGACCCTCTTCGGCGTCCTCGCCGCCCCGGCGCTGCTGGTGCCGGGCATCGCTGGCGCCGTGCTCGGCGTGCTGATGGTCCAGCTCTACCTGCTGCTCGACTGCGTCGACGGCGAGATCGCGCGCTGGAAGAAGCAGTTCTCGCTCGGCGGGGTCTACCTGGACCGGGTCGGCGCCTACCTGTGCGACGCCGCGGTGCTGGTCGGCTTCGGGCTGCGCGCCGCCGACCTGTGGGGATCCGGCCGGATCGACTGGCTCTGGGCCTTCCTCGGCACCCTGGCCGCGCTCGGCGCGATCCTGATCAAGGCCGAGACGGACCTCGTGGGCGTCGCCCGCCACCAGGGCGGACTGCCGCCGGTCAAGGAGGCCGCGTCCGAACCGCGCTCCTCGGGCATGGCGCTGGCCCGCAGGGCGGCCGGGGCGCTGAAGTTCCACCGGCTGGTGCTCGGCATCGAGGCGTCGCTGCTGATCCTGCTCCTCGCGGTGCTGGACGCGGTGCGCGGCGATCTGTTCTTCACCCGGCTCGGGGTCGCCGTCCTGGCCGGTATCGCCCTTCTCCAGACGCTGCTGCACCTCGTGTCCGTCCTGGCCTCCAGCAGGCTCCGGTGA
- the galE gene encoding UDP-glucose 4-epimerase GalE, with protein MTWLITGGAGYIGAHVARAMTGAGERVIALDDLSAGVPSRLPADVPLVRGSSLDGALLERVLAEHAVTGVVHLAARKQVAESVAQPTRYYRENVGGLTTLLDAVAEAGIERFLFSSSAAVYGDPDVDLITEDTPCAPVNPYGETKLAGEWLVRAAGQAHGIATACLRFFNVAGAAAPELADTGVFNVVPMVFDRLTRDEAPRIFGDDYPTPDGTCVRDYIHVADLADAHLAAARRLSAPGASGDLTVNIGRGEGVSVRELITLIGEATGDTRPPLVEARRPGDAPRAVASAARAAEELGWTARRTVREMVDSAWRGWQLHHGG; from the coding sequence ATGACGTGGCTGATCACCGGCGGTGCCGGATACATCGGGGCACATGTGGCGCGGGCCATGACCGGGGCCGGGGAGCGTGTGATCGCGCTGGACGACCTCTCGGCCGGGGTGCCCTCGCGTCTCCCGGCGGACGTGCCGCTGGTCCGCGGCTCGTCACTGGACGGCGCGCTGCTCGAGCGTGTGCTGGCCGAGCACGCGGTGACGGGTGTGGTGCACCTGGCCGCCCGCAAGCAGGTCGCCGAGTCGGTGGCACAGCCCACCCGGTACTACCGGGAGAACGTGGGCGGACTCACGACGCTGCTCGACGCGGTCGCCGAGGCCGGGATCGAACGGTTCCTGTTCTCCTCGTCGGCGGCGGTGTACGGCGATCCGGACGTGGACCTCATCACGGAGGACACGCCGTGCGCCCCGGTGAACCCCTACGGCGAGACCAAGCTCGCCGGCGAGTGGCTGGTGCGCGCGGCGGGGCAGGCGCACGGCATCGCGACGGCGTGCCTGCGCTTCTTCAACGTGGCGGGGGCCGCCGCGCCGGAGCTGGCCGACACCGGCGTCTTCAACGTCGTCCCCATGGTCTTCGACCGGCTCACCCGCGACGAGGCCCCGAGGATCTTCGGGGACGACTACCCCACGCCGGACGGCACCTGCGTCCGCGACTACATCCATGTGGCCGATCTCGCCGACGCGCACCTCGCGGCGGCCCGGCGGCTGTCCGCGCCGGGCGCCTCCGGCGACCTGACGGTCAACATCGGCCGCGGCGAGGGGGTGTCCGTGCGGGAGCTGATCACGCTGATCGGCGAGGCGACCGGGGACACCCGCCCGCCGCTCGTCGAGGCACGCCGTCCGGGGGACGCGCCGCGGGCCGTCGCCTCGGCCGCGCGGGCCGCCGAGGAACTGGGCTGGACGGCCCGGCGCACCGTGCGCGAGATGGTCGACTCGGCCTGGCGGGGATGGCAGCTGCACCACGGCGGATGA
- the hpnD gene encoding presqualene diphosphate synthase HpnD: MIRTVESEPHVSAPVLAAYSYCEAVTGQQARNFAYGIRLLPTPKRRAMSALYAFSRRVDDIGDGDLVDEVKRVRLNDTRALLTRIREDAVAEDDTDPVAVALAHAARHFPIPLGGLDELIDGVLMDVRGETYETWDDLKAYCRCVAGAIGRLSLGVFGTEPGARGVERASEYADTLGLALQLTNILRDVREDAEGGRTYLPADDLAKFGCSAGFSGPTAPEGSDFAGLVHFEVRRARALFAEGYQLLPMLDRRSGACVAAMAGIYRRLLDRIERDPEAVLRGRVSLPGREKAYVAVRGLSGLDTRHVTRRTVRRRA, translated from the coding sequence GTGATCCGGACCGTGGAGTCGGAACCGCACGTGTCCGCACCGGTACTCGCCGCCTACAGCTACTGCGAGGCCGTCACCGGACAGCAGGCCCGTAACTTCGCCTACGGCATCAGGCTGCTGCCGACGCCCAAGCGGCGGGCGATGTCGGCGCTGTACGCGTTCTCCCGCCGTGTCGACGACATCGGTGACGGCGACCTCGTCGACGAGGTCAAGAGGGTCAGGCTCAATGACACCCGGGCGCTGCTCACCCGGATCCGCGAGGACGCGGTGGCCGAGGACGACACCGACCCGGTCGCGGTCGCCCTAGCGCACGCCGCCCGGCACTTCCCGATCCCGCTGGGCGGCCTGGACGAGCTCATCGACGGCGTCCTCATGGACGTCCGCGGCGAGACGTACGAGACCTGGGACGACCTGAAGGCCTACTGCCGCTGTGTGGCCGGCGCCATCGGGCGGCTCTCGCTCGGCGTCTTCGGCACGGAACCGGGAGCGCGCGGCGTCGAACGTGCGTCCGAGTACGCCGACACGCTCGGGCTCGCGCTCCAGCTCACCAACATCCTGCGCGACGTCCGTGAGGACGCCGAGGGGGGCCGCACCTATCTGCCCGCCGACGACCTCGCCAAGTTCGGCTGCTCGGCCGGTTTCAGCGGGCCGACGGCACCGGAGGGCTCCGACTTCGCCGGCCTCGTGCACTTCGAGGTGCGCCGGGCCCGTGCCCTCTTCGCCGAGGGCTACCAGTTGCTGCCCATGCTCGACCGGCGCAGCGGTGCCTGTGTCGCCGCGATGGCCGGCATCTACCGCCGCCTGCTCGACCGCATCGAGCGCGACCCGGAGGCGGTGCTGCGGGGCAGGGTCTCGCTGCCCGGACGTGAGAAGGCCTATGTCGCCGTGCGCGGTCTGTCCGGCCTCGACACCCGGCACGTGACCCGCCGGACCGTCAGGAGGCGCGCCTGA